In the Dromaius novaehollandiae isolate bDroNov1 unplaced genomic scaffold, bDroNov1.hap1 HAP1_SCAFFOLD_27, whole genome shotgun sequence genome, tgcactgattttttggtggcccaccatgtccgtacagagtgtgtgtgtgcctgttggaagcacatgcgcagcctcactgctggcaggaccagggagcagagaaccgcagcagtctcccatccagtggaccagggaggaggaatcccctggatccaaaagtccaccaggttcagcgtcctttaacagtgcaggccttggaggtgctgcacctgcttgatcttgatgtcaaggtccctcttctccattactttgtgatccccaaaggggacagagatgactataggcttaggctttggggttgcagcatgaaggaccagctttggcacacatctttctatttccccactattaatctaagcaatacgaacacaaagattttataagtgtttgggtcagtgattcCCTAGAGTCAATgggagattttttgttgttgttgttgttggtcagacttatcatctgccaacctttattgtaaaagtggctgggtttggacgggcagtgccatatgaactaccctccattttaaaaccatctacagaaagtagcactacttagtcaatctaaatagcaggggcaatgatcactgttttgctgccagtccatgagcaggacagtcgtggtgagcaaaacttcattgtctgaggatctgctgcacattactatacccatcttcatcatatccatgggtaaaaaaaaaaaataaaactgggggatttttcagctaaatacctattgcaaatatctcaagacctgttttctccttttacacaatggctattactcttgtattaagaatggcaggaaggtatttgggtcgagaaattcttttgagcgctgtcagacattgcacaagcatctccatagctacattattgccatttccgcctgctgcaaaactgtgcagatagcataggcacaagaataaggtgtcctaactgcaagcttatatgtagatctgggccagcacaaggccgtggctattagactttaaatggtttgtctatgattttgtgagagaggtgcacagtctacatggaaaagcatctcaagtgtaaaagctaggaatgcagtttgtgtcatgaaaagatcttgaatgtcggccagcatcagtgtttcatgcctgtggtcaaacccccagaaacagggaagggctgtattttctatgatatgtaacaaatacaggaaactggaacgaATGTCcgaaattatatttctttcctggagttagtactggaagtagcgtgggatgaagaaggagtagaaaggacacctcagtgagaatgggacataaaaagggttatgagtctcgtggacttctgtggctgtttatgaacacaaagtttcagggctaaccccccccccccccccccccgcccaccagcagataatgccaaaggctgtgctggcccccttgttgttagtctgcttctgaataaataaataaatgaataaataaggacctaacactaatcacccagggtgtcgtatgcatagaaatccccagcctgagtaggCTTCATAgactgttggggaccaagatagaatgatgctgtgtaagacagcagaggatctttaaggcagaaagtaatgatgtggtaactatgatttgtggccagaatgtgtgcacgtgagtcaccagtgatcatgtgccttcttgcctacatgCCAGCAGACACGGTGTGCccccctgcctacgtgccagcagctgcggtggggctgtgctgctggactgtcctgcccgcctgctgggcatcaggagatgtcttcctacctatcacaagatgccacaatgtctaggagatacttggaggagtggctgagcttgattgctatataattGGGCAttcctacctcaggtctgtgtcgttGTATGCCACAAACCAcctgggacactaactttgccactaacatggaggcagagaagctcctgagccccttacagacagaggctggtccaaaggccaccaccccaatggcaccaggcccccaggcatgcctgccttgctgctgggcaccctccagccccaggcaggaggtctgcagggaacagcgtggggtctgcagcctgcagccctggccacccagcaggtgtggcGGGACCCCACTCCTCTAGGTCAGACTGGGCTCTCCTACATTTCCCTAGTCTGAAGACTGTGTTCCCCGCAGCTGGGAATACAGACAATCGGGGAGGGTCAATAtgggaaacacaatctctgttctgtggtgtgaagagagaggggagggcagaaggggatctgctcctgccctgggcagtgattccctccctgcagccagtacagccctgctgatgtCCTGTAACCCGTGGGCCCAGGAGGTGGGACTCCGATCTgccctggctctaaagatttctcagccctcaagacccagcatgcaaagcaccagtctggggacacctcagcagtcgaaggggctgaatgcctggcgtgttcctgagaactcttctgcagtctcctgtactggtttgactcctgttgccatggagcagagactccttttgaggatgaactcactccctgtgtgactctgaggacagagttGACCAGTCAGTACAAATACCAGCAAGACCTCAACCCCACAACAGTGTCCCCTGCTCAGGActtctccttccagccccttcctcctagaggctttgggttgggagagactgctggagatctccaggaccacaacctgctctgagctgagctAACTACATttagatcaggttggtgagtGCTTTCTCTGGGAGAGTTTTGAAAGACCTCCTGGCCCCTGACTCAGTGCTGCTCAACTACcatggttatttctttatttttttccataaactcaTATGACATTTCCCTTATTGcatcttctccttgctgtctcttgtcctttcctctcctggctgccagccagaccatcccatctacttTGGCCGGGGACAATCAGAGCCGCACCTCCAAACATAGCCTTACTGGGTTCTCTGGGCCCTGTGCAGGTGGGCcatggtggccagctccaagcagagctatgtgctgcaggtccctacatggtctcagaggagagggTATGGAGACATAACATGACCCAGGacagagcctgtgggctgacaccagggcagagccaagatcagcaggggtgagaacacaagacctccagcagctcctctccctgcccgtgcagggagtgacacaccCAGCAGTGCGCCTGAGAGAGGGCAGTGACACAGGATTGAAGGCCCCATGAGCTGCGttactgggctccaaccacctgtgctgggtctgggagtcctggcagcctgtgccggtggctgcagccctcgagaaatccccaactctgctagcagcagtgagtcccctccaggactgtcgggagcttctggagtgttgtggctcctgtctccctcctgtccctgtgctggcccagccctgctgccctccgtgtgacccccatggccccactgtgcaggcaccgcacaggacagggtgcgttcagggtggggaaatgtccccccagcatggttcccatgacagtCTTCGGCGCCCCATCCCccaaagctctcctgctctgcagcctcccaccagtcatcggcccctgcccagccctgatcctgtccgcccagggttagcagaaggccatgctccacggtctgctggggtctgggcccagggagaggggCCAAGTTGGATGGCCATTCCCCCCacacaggtgctgagcccagcaggcagacggagctgctcacattcaaagatcacccctcaccaggaccatggggaatggccagtgctggagatggctcgTACCAtggactgggtgtgtgaggagtttcctgggacagcttctcctccctgttcatgcaacaagcagctgggctggatctttgccctgaagcacccTGCTTGAGGTCTCCCATGGGAGGAGGATGCTCTATAGGCTGAGTAGACggccccaggacctcccctgcatgctccctgcctgaCCTGAAGAGGACCCAGGAGAGGACTCGCCTCCCGGGGGTCACAGTTGGATgcacagtcctccagctgggcatggacccttttctggatgtgacttttggggtgaggaccagcatgcagggtgtgggagattgtctcaaggacatgtgctggggacagagcCTAAGAGATAGCAGCAAACCGATGTGGCTCCTGGGTCCGGCTTCCTTCAATGCAAGCTCTGACAAGGAGTCCCAGCCTTCATTTTGGTGCCACCCATCAGGAGGGATGATGGCACGATGAGCTGGgcgggtggggagcattaatccttcttcagccactttCCAGGCCATGTGGACAGCTaggacagcaaggacttctggctctgcaccaagAGCTCGctgtagtgtacccacactctgaacctttttttcttggattaaaagttggcattcctctctccaagacactttcaagctcagttccacttccttctcacctctcccaactcctcctctgatctcgctggccattcccacacccctcccctgttctcccacaggaccctgagatgatggtgctgctctgcaaagcaagcaggCTGTGAAGTCATGGGTCCACAGGGTGACCCTGCACTGGCCacgctggtcagggtgggaatcagacccaaccaaatgaggatcatggcctctaatccctccagggggatgcagatgtggcaggtgcttggaaggactatggagcatttccaagggtgctagttgtgtccaggtgtgcctctagatcctggccctggtatttcacagagggtgacacagagggctctccagtctccctttcctgtgccagctgggtcctcacggcctctcctgggattgcggaggcctcctttgcccacagatacctgggtttagcactttacctttaggtgaCTCCATGTTGGAGGACCTCTCCCTTTGTGAGgttcccctcactgcccaccccaggcacacgctgtcccaggagatcccctgtgctctcctggcagcttcagcttcccctccagaaggacaggcatctgacactgggccttaacatgtggcacagctctgggtatgtgaAATTGTGACCATTCATcgcctccactgtcactggacaccgatgggtGAGTCCTAAacccagcccttggtctctaagagatcattgcatgattatgagctttttgcttctgAATCCATGGAGAACCCTGTGCAGTAGGCCCTTCTGTAATGCAATTCCTTGGGCATATTCTTAATACCAGCTTAGAAAGAAaagccagccttcaagcactgcaccacaaagaacctactttattacagagatactgtgagggagtcagctctgactcaGTGTAAGACACAATGTTATATAGGTACCAAGTGAGAGAGAGCAGTCTCAGTGAAggtggaatgaacccaagcatttgtgcagcaacaggAATAggaatactactaataatagtaacaataatcataataaaactaaagtgaacaaacaatgctcagtcctagTCTGAGAtaccgtgggagtcatttgtggagagcaatggcaattttaccactggtgaaaaatgtccatgaaatcagtttcctcagtgcctccttgagctccttgttcctcatgctgtagatgagggggttcactgctggaggcaccactgagtacagaacagccaccaccagatccagagctggggaagagagggaggggggcttcaggtaggcaaacatgccagtgctgacaaacagggagaccacagccaggtgcgggaggcacatggaaaaggctttgtggcggccttgctcagaggggatcctcagcacagctgtgaagatctgcacgtaggacagcacaatgaaaatgaaacacccaaagcctaaacacatactaaccacaagaaggcccacttccctgaggtaggagtctgagcaggagagcttgaggatctgggggatttcacagaagaactgctccactgtgttgccttggcagagtggtattgaaaatgtgttagcagtgtgcaggagagcattgagaaagccactggcccaggcggatgctgccattttgacacaagctctgctgcccatgagtgtcccatagtgcaggggtttgcagatggcaacatagcggtcataggccatgactgtgagaagagaatactctgctcCAAGCAAGAATAtaaccaggaagagctgggcagcacatcctgagtaggaaatggccctggtgtcccacagggaattggccatggatttggggacagtggtggagatggagccaaggtcaaggatggagagattgaggaggaagaagtacatgggggtgtggaggtggtggtcgcaggctacggctgtgatgatgaggccgttgcccaggagggcagccaggtagatgcccaggaagagcgagaagtgcaagagctgcagctcccgtgtgcctgtgaatgccaggaggaggaactcattgagggagctgccgttggacTTTTTGCTATCtctaggcatgggggactgtcgaaaaggaaaagacattgacaagttaggagagaattgtcaagaaaaaaaacaatccccaGAATGTtccagttctcatacaaccccccactttgcttctctttaccaagaggatctttgtgcagctccgttgcttgagctccactttgcactggctgagtgtgctgtgaggagcaggggcctctgcccatggactccagaggagtcagtgcagctgtacagcagtgggaacGGGGCAATGGGGGTGACTAGACCTGGCATTCACAGTTCCTGCCAAGTGAAATCCACTAGTGATGTAGaagagcttttcagtgtcttcactcccAGTTGTAaaggatgaggtttgaggaacagagtttctgggattttgtagctattttattttcttttagatgtcacccCTGgcgagtgttcctcaaaggttgaaatccttggcatttctactgtgagtcgtgagaggaaagcatccactgttccttgttgcagagtgaggacatctcatctgtctattagtctcattcccagctgtcctgcactctcacctctttgagctggaggatgatgttaccctaaaaagaagccagtccctgctgagtgcagaggagtccactttcaaagtgcaggtctccaaccttCTAAACccttctcagggcaccagaggaaggcctccacactccccttctagccaaggacacacagggctcttttcagatgcccatatacagcctcccaccaccatctccatgctctcagcatctctgcagcttcttcatttgtctctcagatatcacagagatgctatgagacagcagtgcctttctagagggcagcttgcagcccaacaGGACCCAAaaaggaaatggtcaaaggatcattaggactgaagacaggccctccttaagggagagtcagctcatttcccaactccagagctccacaggtcagaagggggctggggaaacctcactgccatgcagatccctctgttgcacaacttgcagcgctgctgtctgaaccccacccctgagacctgagagcaagaacaggagcagcatggacaggaggagaaagaaggagcaaccccatgatcctgttgccaagggaggcaaggaaaaagagagacatacGGGCACTTAGGAAAGCCTTACTCAGGTGGGCATGCCACTTCAtggatggtgacattgcagggcagtcactctcagccgctttgtcaggcagcatgaaattggcctgtggcaagagagaggcccctctcctcagccagacctctgtctggctgcagaggagatggctcatgcccttgactccatatctttcagggcagaggctcggctgggtgggagaggagacatgggggactcGCTCAGAGGAAGATGtcagcatcaaaagtactgaccatgacttgcctaaatcctttctcccatgatgattctgttagcagttccctctcattccctgaccatctctgctgcctggagctgtccctgctggcagctctttctttgtcccaacatcttttcccagtcagtgctcccagaccccttcccactctctctgtgctcagttctgccctacagaagccccccaggacagggcacttgccaggggcatctctgtgcatctaGGTCCTAAGCAGCAGATCAGATAAACTCCTATGaggccacacaggtgatgctaatgctgtctgtagactaaggtgaggataaagcagcttgatgagatttctcacagacctattaatctctcagagtaaagctttaggagtcccagttccttgacaaaacagagaactctttctttttttctccctgccaaaattagggaactgaaagtgcagataccagaaggaaagctccttctctttcaagtaccccttctcttgatattcctcttgaaagactcctcagacatctcctgtgcatgagctagagctgtgagcagacctgatccacacagcaccctctcagcggGAGAAttaacctgccctgctgggggtcgctcctctcacccagagcttctctccgcagagccgtggggagctccctgggcaggctgagtgctgaccctcacaggcggcagaatcactgctctgaacttctctggattacagccctgcacagacctgagggcacacccaggcttcacccccatgcagctgcccctggcagaagggagcagcatgacctgtccctgtgacggtgtggcatGGAATCCCTGCTCTAtagcatctcctcctcctatgcactagaagaacagggagagcaattcttaaaaagcctatcagtcatgggatgggatgggtttagaagacccctccaggaacctcagtagtatcaccctgcagccagagacttaccgtatCAAGgactgtgaagattcctcccacagcgatctctcctctgtcctcccactccacactgccttccacttctccctgccttctctcagctcatgtcagcagcagcaggcagtgcccgcagccctgctgctcttggcagaggagctgctcctgcacacagctgtgtctgggcagtgctgccaggttgccatgagctccctccatcccaggagcctggtcccactcaggagcagaggcccagctggagacatgaatttctctgtcccttgtgctccctcctcctgggaaatatTCACTGAATTAAACTAAAATAATCGCCTATTATCCTTATCTAAAGAGcgcagagaaactgattccaacattgcaacttatttcaaCAGAGGATGACTATGAGAGGTGGAattgtcccactctggaagcccctattcccatctcttcactaagcaggacacctagacagggacagaaagggagttcattgacacatggtttcGGTgatgattcagatgagtcaatctggacatcacatgctggtttagaagcccctgcgctagagtgggattcagatccctcctgtgaactccacagacacacgggaggtgggattccccttgccaaaactgaaatgAGCACAACacagaggtctgcatgggagctccttgtctaagctgccgttataatcactggagagggagaatgagtcagttgctcacacacaaaaacCTGGTAACAGTTGAAGaaacacaggcagacctctacagcccaaaaagctaacagaattcagtgcagacatgcccataggcagggccatgttcCATGCCTGGGGTGTctagcacaaccacatgtctctagcacatacagcatggcacctacaggaaaaccatgcccctttggagtggtgctgggcaagtgtcccagggcctctcaggtttcctacctgtgcccaaacaactggatcccaccactgccattaggccaagtccatctcagctacattcaagtgtgctgcataaatgggaggcacatcacaccaaggtctctctgctctactctctgcactctcaaaccctcttgctctcctcctcctgaacctcttctcacccctggatgtcatgaacagggaatgggctaatgatgacctcagggtggctggatcacaggctgttcaggtccagggactttcttcactggcaccttgtcctgcctggagatcagttcacctctgtcacaggccccacagtgctgcagagtcaactctggcagcaaacccctctcctgacattcctgcacagcccagctctgtttctccctgcctTGGGCACTGAaaggtttgctctcttagtgggaacctcctttcaccattacattgccacctgctatccatgccagcacgTCTCTGCTCTGACGTGGGACCATCgtacacacggtgtccttggcccttgctaacaggtttcaccatggccaatgtgttctctgtgccacagctgaagctctgtagcccaaacagatgcaaatgcctgcagcctggggcacagccaggagcacaagctgtcacaggactgcaacatcattggaagaactgagacgtggtgggatcacccacatgactggagggctgtgctggtagggtacaagctcttcagcagAGACTGTCAGGGACAATGGGGGGGGGGTCCTTTGTGTGAaagggcagctcagatgtgtggagctcttccatggaagaagcaaggctttgggtgagtgcttggctgcagtctcctttaagcaatgtgaacaagtctgtggatcatgggccctggttcttagggtggtggtggtgattttcatgtcccagagatttactggaagggcaagcagcagagtgcaagcaggccaggcggtttctggagggcatcggggacaacttcttagcacaggtgtacgatgggacaatactcatgatactttcttgtatctggaaatttcaaacagggaggaactgatcagggatgggataggcagtggcagccttgcctaTGGTGACAATGAAAAAGTAGACTTCCAGATCCTGAGTGTAGCCTGAGTGGAGTGAGGAAGGATAGTAGCAGGgtgcagaccctggacttcagaggagcagacctgggcctgttcaggggccttcagctctgaagggcccaggagctcagcaaagccaccagctctttaaggacagcatgtgCCACATACAGGGATGGTCCATCCCAATACTCGGTAAAACTAATTCCTGAAGATTCCTGaagaacccttcctgaagatttccactgtttcaccataggagaacattgacattaaaattagccaatcatttgagctgataaaagtgggctcatatttttgaaatgttggaaacagttcttcccctttccaggcagagctcaggtgtccaaccacaagcacccagtggcacttggagaggccccggtgtctctgaggcacctgcctgggcctggcagctctcacaggggacctgcaggagaccagagcccctgggagctgcagagggaggctgggcagaggggaccagggcacctgcaatggcaccacatgtccatgacccggggactgcatcccactccagctctgaaaaatcactttcccagggcaataagaacacaaagaagtttcaaaagctgaaaagtataaagaaacttttttttgcttta is a window encoding:
- the LOC135326397 gene encoding olfactory receptor 14A16-like, translated to MAYDRYVAICKPLHYGTLMGSRACVKMAASAWASGFLNALLHTANTFSIPLCQGNTVEQFFCEIPQILKLSCSDSYLREVGLLVVSMCLGFGCFIFIVLSYVQIFTAVLRIPSEQGRHKAFSMCLPHLAVVSLFVSTGMFAYLKPPSLSSPALDLVVAVLYSVVPPAVNPLI